GTATATATAATAAAAAAAATGAATAAAATTTTACTTCCCCTACTGCTAATATGTTATTCTACTGGTATTTATTCACAGGGATTATCAGAGAAAAAATTGAAGGAAATTGTTGAAAGTTATAAATCAAGTATTGAAACAGCCTTAGTTATTGAGGATTGTGGTCATGTATTTGACGGTCCTCTTTATGCAGCAAAACAACTCGAAAATGTATTTTTAGATGCTTCTCTTAATTTTAATTCAAAAGAACGAAAAGTAATGGCTAGTTCTATTTTTTATGATGTAATTAGATCTAAAAAGATTGTTAAACATCATGCATCTAAGGATAGTGTACTTGCTATAGTTCAAAAAATTACTAATCAATTGGTTTCAAAGGACGTAATTTATAAATTAACAATTATTGATTCCAAGCAAGTTAATGCGTTTACGACTATGGGTGGATATCTTTATATAACTACGGGATTACTTGATTTTGTTGATTCTTATGATGAATTAGCATTTGTTATTGGGCATGAAGTAGCACATGAAATTAAACTCCATACACAACGAAAGGTTACAAAGATGTTATATTCTTCGAGTTTTTTTAAACTAATTAGTATAGCTGATTTTAAAAAAATGGTGTCGAGCATTAATTCATCTTTGTCGGCTCCATTTGATCAAATTGATGAATATGAAGCAGATAAATATGGTTTATTATTGGCAAAAGGAGCTGGATATGATGTAAACAGATTTGGTGACTTTTTTAAGAAGTTTGAAAAATATGAGAAAAGAGATTTACTTACTAAACTTAAATCTACACATCCGTTTGCTAAGCATCGAAAGAACTGTATAAGCAAGTACACAAATTAAATAAGTGCCTAATGCAACAAGAAGTTTATCTTAAAATAGGTGCTAAAACGATCGCTTTAGCTGAAAATCAAAAATTACTCATTGGTAGAAAAAAGCATGGAGCCGATATAGAAATTGATGATCCTTCTGTTGGACGAAAACATGCCACAATTGAAAATAAGGCAGGAAAAATCTATATCAAGGATTTAGAAAGTCTTAATGGTACTTATGTCAATGATAAACGAATAGAATCAAACAAGTTGATAGAAGTTTCTTTAAAAGATAAAATTAAAGTTGTATCAGAGTCTATTGAAATTACATTAAAAAAAAATACTTTAACAAAAGATAAATCTGAAAAAATATCAAAAAAAGATGATAAAAATGTTGAATTAAATGATGCTACTGGTCTTAAACAAAAAATTACCAGTAAGGGTTTCTTTAATATAGGAAGATTATCTGAAAATGATATAGTTTTAGATGATCGCGTTGTGTCAAGAAAGCATGCTAAGATAAGTTTCGAAAATGGAAATTTTTGGATAGAAAATCTTCGATTAAAAAATAAAACATATCTAAATGGGCATGAGGTAAAAGAGAAAACTCGTTTAAGGGATACCGATGTCATTACTATTTCTTTTTATTCAATCGACCTATTGAATGGTCTAAAAGATCTTAGAAAGGAACACAGTGCAATTGAAGCTATAGGAATACAAAAGAAATATCCAAACAATAAAATTGGCTTACAGTCTCTTTCATTAAATATTCCACAAGCTACTTTTGTGGCTTTAATGGGACCTTCTGGTTGTGGAAAATCTACACTGTTGAAATGCTTGAATGGAGACAACCCTGCAACTTCTGGTGAGGTATTGATTCATGGTCTATCACTTGAAAAGAATTTCAATCTTATAAAGAAAAAAATCGGCTATGTCCCTCAAGATGATATTATTCATAAAGAACTTACTGTTTATAAGACGCTATTTTATGCTGGTAAACTTAGACTTCCTGACGACACTTCAGATGAAGAAATTAACAATAGGATAAACCGAGTTATTTCCAGTTTAAATTTAGATCAGGATAAAGAAAAAGACATTAGAGGCATTAAAGTAGGAAGTCTCTCTGGAGGACAAAGAAAACGTATTTCAATTGCTGTAGAATTGTTGACTGAACCAACTATTCTTTTTCTTGATGAACCTACTTCCCCGTTGGATCCTGAAACTATTGAGAGTTTTTTAACAAGTTTACGAGAATTAACAAAAGAGGGTACTACAATT
The nucleotide sequence above comes from Aureibaculum algae. Encoded proteins:
- a CDS encoding M48 family metallopeptidase → MKEIVESYKSSIETALVIEDCGHVFDGPLYAAKQLENVFLDASLNFNSKERKVMASSIFYDVIRSKKIVKHHASKDSVLAIVQKITNQLVSKDVIYKLTIIDSKQVNAFTTMGGYLYITTGLLDFVDSYDELAFVIGHEVAHEIKLHTQRKVTKMLYSSSFFKLISIADFKKMVSSINSSLSAPFDQIDEYEADKYGLLLAKGAGYDVNRFGDFFKKFEKYEKRDLLTKLKSTHPFAKHRKNCISKYTN
- a CDS encoding FHA domain-containing protein; the encoded protein is MQQEVYLKIGAKTIALAENQKLLIGRKKHGADIEIDDPSVGRKHATIENKAGKIYIKDLESLNGTYVNDKRIESNKLIEVSLKDKIKVVSESIEITLKKNTLTKDKSEKISKKDDKNVELNDATGLKQKITSKGFFNIGRLSENDIVLDDRVVSRKHAKISFENGNFWIENLRLKNKTYLNGHEVKEKTRLRDTDVITISFYSIDLLNGLKDLRKEHSAIEAIGIQKKYPNNKIGLQSLSLNIPQATFVALMGPSGCGKSTLLKCLNGDNPATSGEVLIHGLSLEKNFNLIKKKIGYVPQDDIIHKELTVYKTLFYAGKLRLPDDTSDEEINNRINRVISSLNLDQDKEKDIRGIKVGSLSGGQRKRISIAVELLTEPTILFLDEPTSPLDPETIESFLTSLRELTKEGTTIVMVTHKPEDLNYVDQVIFLGVQGHLTFTGPANSLISKFEVNNIVEVYTKTSDLEQVLKNYYIKSPEVLYQKESIPEIKREKPDSLILQLYWLISRYFKIKINDRENLILLFAQPLIIGGLVSLVFNELSIGVFFMIAISAVWFGVSNASKEIVGELAVYRRERMYNLNINTYIISKCVVLSMIALIQTIIFISIVYLNFKINTVEGHSDTFLRPFWQSVGFMFYLSFSATLMGLFLSSYFNTTEKVMTVVPIALMPQIMLAGVMTRIDNTLVELLSFTTLGRWGTEGFARIQDKSYLDAEMESKSILLEVTQGNDIKLVGSKAMKRLDLYNENLVENGTLIGSVFDSFSANLLMIAALNLVVYLLIYYALKRKDSI